One stretch of Roseimicrobium sp. ORNL1 DNA includes these proteins:
- a CDS encoding glycosyltransferase produces the protein MNPRHPSPEVSIVIPTLNEAGNLPKLVPAIATALGSRRFEIIIVDDKSSDGTPGKALELANQYPLRLIERDRPDGLSGAVLKGLAEANGEIAVVMDADFQHPPEALPHVMEPLEKDESDFVVGSRHVAGASTDVTWGTFRKLNSTVARLLARPLCGNVRDTMSGFFGLKRHVWKSSTNLAPLGYKIGLEFLCKSPGLRVREIPIHFGLREEGESKLSFRQQLRYLEHLSRLYDHKFPRLSPIAKFLVTFALTWSLALPLFLGLIALGIPSLLSFPAALLFSHGMHTLLHWRYLRTEGVPQSVTHPWIGFVGMIIVELFAGNLTFWWLLTELRTPTPVKIFTIATVVTAICRYMLRKELRHDLRSLKAALKAR, from the coding sequence ATGAATCCAAGACATCCATCCCCTGAAGTGTCCATAGTGATCCCCACCCTTAATGAAGCGGGGAATCTGCCCAAACTCGTGCCAGCAATTGCAACTGCGCTAGGCAGCAGGCGGTTTGAGATCATCATCGTGGATGACAAGAGCTCCGACGGCACGCCAGGGAAGGCTCTCGAACTGGCCAATCAGTACCCTCTCCGATTGATTGAGCGGGACCGGCCCGATGGCCTCAGCGGAGCCGTATTGAAAGGCCTGGCCGAGGCGAACGGCGAGATTGCAGTCGTCATGGATGCTGACTTCCAGCATCCCCCGGAGGCCCTGCCACACGTGATGGAGCCTCTGGAGAAAGACGAGTCTGATTTTGTAGTCGGCTCCCGGCACGTCGCTGGAGCGTCGACGGATGTCACCTGGGGCACGTTTCGAAAACTCAACTCGACTGTAGCACGCCTGCTGGCCAGACCACTTTGTGGCAATGTTAGAGACACCATGAGTGGATTCTTCGGATTGAAGCGCCACGTTTGGAAGAGTTCAACGAACCTGGCGCCACTTGGCTACAAGATCGGCCTGGAGTTCCTGTGCAAGAGTCCAGGCCTGCGTGTTCGTGAAATCCCCATTCATTTTGGCCTGCGTGAGGAGGGTGAGTCGAAACTTTCCTTCAGACAACAGCTCCGCTACCTCGAGCACCTTAGCCGACTGTACGACCACAAATTTCCGAGGCTCTCTCCCATCGCGAAGTTCCTGGTCACATTTGCCCTGACATGGTCGCTGGCCCTGCCACTCTTCCTGGGCCTGATTGCTCTTGGAATTCCTTCGCTGCTTTCTTTCCCAGCAGCTCTGCTCTTTAGCCACGGGATGCATACCCTTTTGCACTGGAGATATCTCAGAACGGAAGGAGTGCCGCAATCAGTCACCCACCCCTGGATTGGATTCGTGGGAATGATCATCGTAGAATTGTTTGCGGGCAATCTCACCTTCTGGTGGTTGCTCACCGAGCTTCGCACTCCCACGCCTGTAAAGATCTTCACCATTGCGACCGTTGTCACGGCAATCTGTCGGTACATGCTGCGCAAAGAGCTCCGCCACGATCTCCGCTCCCT